The following DNA comes from Arthrobacter sp. SLBN-83.
GGACTTGCCCGCCGTAACGGCGACGTGCCGGAGCTCCTCAGGGCCTGGGAGCGGGCTCGGGAGGCAATGCTGCACACGTCCGTGGACCTCTACAACCTCCTGCCGTGGGGGGAGCTGCTGATTGCCGCTGCCCGACTGCGCGAGACGCGCCGCGTAGCGCAGTACCTGGAAGACGCATGGAAACTGCTGGGGCGCCTGGGCGGACCTGCACTGTGGGCCGTTCCCCTGCACTGGGCTGCCGTCCAGGCGGCGCTGCTCAATGAGAGCCCCGCCGATCTTGCCCCCCATGCCACCGCCCTGGCAAGGGCCTCTGCCCACAGCCAGCTGGCCGCCGTCCTGGCGACGGCGGGCAAAGCCTGGGTGTCGGTGCTGGCCGGCCGGTTCCGTACTCCTGAAGTGGAGGGCGCGGCGCGGCTGCTGGGCGCTGTGGGAATGCCGTGGGAGGGTGCCAGGCTGGCCGGACATGCTGCCGCGCGGGCCGAGGAACGGCGGGACATGATGCGCCTGCTCTCCTGCGCCCGGGACCTGCACCCGCAGGGCAGCCCGGGCGCATCCGGGGCCGCCGACGTGCAGCCGGGCAGCGGTGCCGACGGCGGGGGCAAAGGGGCCCAGCCGGACGCATCCGGCTTGAGCGAGCGCGAAAAGGAAGTTGCCAGGCTGGTGCTGGAGGGCAAGACCTACCGGGAAATCGGCGAGGCCATCTACATTTCGCCCAGGACTGCCGAGCACCACATCGCCAGGATCAGGCGCCGGCTCGGCGCGGAAAACCGTTCAGACCTGCTGGCCCGCCTGCGCCTGGCACTCGGCGTGGACAGTTCCCAGCAGCTGAATCCGCAGCAGGAATGAACCCCTAACACCCCTAGGCGCGCCGGGTCCGTTGCCCCGGAACGGCGGCCGCTGCTAGGGGGAAACCGCCCGATGCCCTTCCCCGGCAGCGAACCTAGGTTTGAGACAACCGGACACGTTCGCCGGATGATCCGCAACTCAAAGAAGATGTGAGGACCACGCATATGCCAACACTCGCAAACGACCTTGTTCAGTTCCTGATGCAGCTTTTTGGCAACCGGGAGGCGGTCCAGGAGTTCCTGGACGACCCCGAGCGGGCATTGGCGGAACACGGCCTGGGCAACGTGTGCTCGGCTGACGTGGACGCCGCAATGCCAGTTGTCCTCGACTACGCTCCCATCACCGTCAACGCCTCATCCTTCGACCGCCTGCACAACACCGGCGGAAACAGTGCCTGGTCCGGGCCTGGGGGGTCTGGGTTCACAGCGTCCGGGCCGGGAGGCACGACGGCGGCGTACGCCGGGAGTGCCGCGGCCATCCACGGTGGGGTGCACAGTCCAGGGCAAGGCGGGGCGGACTACGACCATGACGACCACGCCCACGCGGTCCAGCAGCTCCACAACGTGGTGAACCACTTCTCCTACACCAGCAACACCACCATGCTCGATCACCGGGACACCATGACGGACCAGTCCGTCAACCAAAATATCTGGGCGCACGGAGACGTGGAGCAGTGGTTCGACCATGACGCAGTGGTGGCCGCCGGGGACCACGCAGTGGCCGGCGGTGACGACGCCAGTGTCAGGGACTCCAACAACATTCGGGATTCCTACAACGCGGACCATTCGACCGATAACTCCACGAACAACTCCATCCATGCGGGCGGCGACATCGGCATGGGCAATGAACTGACCGCGATCTCCGGTTCCTTCAACGCCGACGACTCCTTCAACACGGACGTCGGCCTGGATGTGGACGATTCCTTCAATGACAACTCGAACAACGCGGACTACTCCGACCACTCGGACCACTCCGTCAGCACGGACACGGCCGTGGACGTCCACGACTCGTTCAACGACAACTCGGACAACTCCACCCACAACTCCGTGGAGGTGGAGGATTCCTTCAACCCGGACAACTCCACCACAACCGCGGTGGACGTCCACGTGGACGACTCGTTCCAGGACAATTCGGCCACGAACATCGTGGAGGACAACCTGGTGGTTGCCGACAGCCAGCTCGATTTCGCGGAGGACAATCCGACCCATCCCGATGTGGACCTGGACAACCACACCGCCGCCATCGACCATGGGGTGGTTGACGACTCCACCGCGCTGTAACACGCTATTCCAACAACACGCTGTTCGCGGGAGGCAAACCGCCCGGCAGGAGGCATCCACCTCCTGCCGGGCTCTTCCGGTATTACCGGCATTGGCAATTTTCGGGATCGACAGGGGGACACGCTGTGGCAGAAACAGCACCGGCAAGGCCGCCGGGGCCGGTCACTGCCGGTCAGTTGGGGAAGCTCGTGGAGCAGGGCCTGCAGCTGGTGGGCAGCGGGGACCGCGCGGACCTGCGCCGGAGGCTTGAGCAGGCCATGGCCCGGCTGCAGGACCCCAGTATCAGGGTCATCGTGGTGGGGGAGTTCAAACAGGGAAAGAGCAAACTCATCAATGCCCTGGTGAACGCGCCCGTATGTCCGGTGGATGACGACATCGCCACGTCGGTCCCCACAGTGGTCCGTTACGGGGAGCCGGCGTCGGCCGCAGTCCTTGTCCCCGCCCCGGACAACCCCGCCCCGGACAACGCCCCGGTGGAAAACCCCGCCGGGAATGCTGCCGGCGGCATCGAGCGGCGGCCCGTGGAGCTTGCCGACCTGCCGGCCGTTGTTTCCGAGCAGGGAAACCCGGGAAACAGCAGGAAGATAGCCGCCGCGGAGGTCTGCCTGCCCCGTCGGCTCCTCACAGGCGGGCTCAGCATCATCGATTCCCCGGGCGTGGGCGGCATGGGCTCCACGCACACCCTGACCACCCTCACGGCCCTGCCCACCGCGGACGCCATGCTGCTGGTCTCGGACGCGTCGCAGGAATACACGGAACCGGAACTGCGGTTTCTGCGCCAGGCCATGCGAATCACCCCCAACGTTGCCGCCGTCCTCTCCAAGACCGACTTGTATCCGGATTGGCGGCGGGTGGCGGAGCTGGACAGGGCGCACCTGGAGCAGGTGGCGCCGGACATTCCGCTGCTTCCACTGTCCGCAGACCTCCGCCTGGAAGCTGCCCGGCTCCAGGACAGTGAGCTCAACGACGAGTCGGGCTTCCCGGCACTGGTGGCCCACCTCCGCAACGACGTGGTGGGCAAGGCGGAGCGTATCCAGCGCCGCTCCGTCAGCCAGGACCTGCTGTCCGTCACCGAGAACCTGAGGCTGTCCCTGCAGTCCGAGCTGGATGCCTTGGAAAACCCGGGCGGCACGCCCCAGAGGCTAGCAGAGCTGGAGCAGGCCAGGACGGAGGCGGACCACCTGCGGAAGCGGTCCGCCCGCTGGCAGCTCACGCTCAGTGACGGCATCAACGACCTCATCGCCGATATGGAGTACGACCTGCGGGACCGTCTTCGCGGGATCCAACGGGAAGCCGAGAACGCCATCGACCAGGGTGATCCCGGCCCCGTGTGGACGCAGTTCTCGCAGTGGCTCGAAGAGTGTGTTGCCGCGGCGGTTTCGGACACATTCGTCTGGACCAGCGAGCGGTCGCAATGGCTGGCGGCCCAGGTGGCTGAGCATTTCGCAGCGGACGAGGTATCGCTGCCGGTCCTGCATGTCTCCGATTCCGGGGATGCACTGGATCCGGTGGAGCAGATGCCGGAACTGGATCCCGGCCGGGTGAACCCGATCCAAAAAGTCCTGATCGGCATGCGCGGGTCCTACGGGGGCGTCCTGATGTTCGGCCTCCTGACGGGGATCTTCGGGATGGCCCTCATCAATCCGCTGTCGGTGGGCGCTGGCCTGCTGCTGGGGCGCAAGGCTTACCGGGAGGACAAGGAGACCCGGCTGAAGCGGCGCCAGGGCGAGGCGAAGGCGCTGGTGCGGCGGCAGTTGGACGATGTGACGTTCCAGGTGGGCAAGCAGTTGAAGGACAGGCTGCGCCTGGTCCAGCGGACCATCCGCGACCACTTCACCGAGATCGCGGATGAATACCACAGGTCGCTGGCGGACTCGGTGGCCGCGGCGCAGAAGGCTGCGAACTCGTACGCGCAGGAGAAGGAAGGGCGCATCCGGGACATCAGGGCTGAGCTGAAGAAGGTGGATGCGCTGCACCGTGCCGCAGAAGCCGTGGCCGCGGAGGCAACCGCGGCCAGGACCCATACCCCGGCGGGGGTGGGATGACGGCGTCCACCACGGCTGGGGCCGCGGCGCTGATCCGGGAAGCGCTGGAGGTATACGCCGATGACCTTCACGCCACCCAGGAACTGCAGGGCTATGCCCGGCGGCTTGCGGAGCCACTGCGGATTGCCATTGCCGGCATGGTGAAGGCCGGCAAATCAACGCTCCTGAACGCCATCATCGGTGAGGAGATCGCACCCACGGACACCGGCGAGTGCACCCGGATCGTCACCTGGTACCGCCACGGCCACACACCCCGCATCACGCTCCACCCTACGGCTGGGGAACCCCGGGCCCTGCCGCTGAAGCGCGTGGAGGGGCGCCTGGTCTTCGTCCTTGACGGCGTACGGGCGGAAGAAGTGGAACGGCTCGATGTCGAATGGCCGGCGCCGGCACTGCAGCGCATGACCTTGATCGACACCCCCGGCATCGCTTCCGTCTCCCAGGACGTGTCCGCGCGGTCGCTGGCGTTCCTGACCCCGGAGGATTCGCCGTCGGAAGCTGACGCGGTCATTTACCTCATGCGCCATCTGCACGCGTCCGACCTCAGGTTCCTGGAAGCGTTCGGCGACACAACGGCTGGCCGCTCGGGCACGGTCAACGCCATCGCAGTGCTGTCCCGGGCCGATGAAGTGGGGGCCGGCCGCATCGACTCCCTTCTGTCCGCCGGCAACATCGCGGAAAGGTACAGCCACGACCCCAACCTGCGGAAGCTTGCCCTCGGCGTTGTCCCGGTGGCGGGGCTCCTGGCCCAAAGCGCCCGTACCCTGCGGCAGCCGGACTTCGAAGCACTCCAGCTGCTGGCCACCCTGGACCGAACCGAGCGTGAACGGATGATGCTGTCCGCCGACAGGTTCCGCCGGTCCACCGCGCCCGCGGGCCTGACGGAAGAGGCAAGGGAATCCCTGCTGGAACGCTATGGGCTTTTCGGCATCCGCCTGGCCGTGGTCCTGATCCGCAACGGGTTTGCCGAACCCACGCCGCTGGCCCACGAGCTGGCCCGGCGGAGCGGCCTGGACCCCCTGCTGGACGTCATGGACCGGCAGTTCCAGGCCAGGGCGGAAGCGCTCAAGGCCAGGACCGCCCTGGTGGCGGTGGAAAACCTCCTGGCCAGCCGGCCGCGGCAGGGGACGGAAAACCTGGCGGCGTCCCTGGAGCGGCTGCAGGCCAACGCGCATGAGTTCCGCGAGCTCCGGCTGCTGGGGGCGCTGCGGACATCCGGGGCGGAGCTGGCCCCGGAGCTGGCTGCGGAAGCCGAACGGCTGGTGGGCGGGTTGGGCGCAACAGCATACCGCCGGCTGGCCCTGGCACCCGATGCCGGACCCGAGATGCTGGCTGCTGAGGCCAGGCGCTGCCTGGCCCGATGGCGTGCAGTCGCTGAAAGTCCGCTGACACCACGGTCCGCGGGCGAGGTATGCCGGGTGGTGATCCGAAGCTGCGAGGGAGTGCTGGCAGAATGTGCGGGCAAGGACCGGCAGCCGCAGTCGGCGTAGCGTCAGTTTCTCCCGCGTTCCGGCTTCAGCCAGACCCCGGCGGATGGCAGGAAGAGCAGCGCCAGCCCGGCCAGCGCCAGGAGCAGCCCGGCGCCCCACAGCATCACCACGTAGCTGCCGGCGGCACCGGCGGGGACCAGGAAGGCCGATGCCAGTACAAGAATGAGGACGTGGCTGGCCAGCAGGGGAAGCAAGGCCCAGCGGGCCCAGTTTCGGCGGCCCAGCACGGCGGCAAGCGCCACCGCCTCAAGCAGTGTTACCACGAGCAGCGCGCTGATGCTTCCCCAGAAGACGATTTCCGCCGTCGTGCTAACGGACGCGGCGTCGCGGCCTGCTGCCATGCCAGCCACCAGGCCGCGCAGCCGCTGAAGGTTGGAGTCGCGGGCCACGAAGGATCCCAGCAGGACGGCCAGTCCCGCGGCGAAACTGAAGAGCCAGAGCGAGCGGGCAGTCCGGACCACACGGGGGAGCGGGGGGACGACTGGGATGGGCGGCGGGGTGGAGTAGGACAGGCCCGGCCTCGGTGGGGGAGCGGACCGGTGCCGCTCTTCTCCGCCGGGCTGGAACGCCATGGACCCTATTTCAGCCCGTCGGCGTCGTGCTCATCGGTACCGCGCTGGCCTTTTCCGCCGTCCTCCTTGGCCTTGGCCTCCAGTTCGTCGCGGAGTTTCTTCAGCCGCTCGGCTTCGGCCTGGTTGCGGCGGCGGGCCTCGAGGTTGCGGAGGAAGTCCGGGTCATCGTCCGGGGCCGTGGGGTGGGGGTAGCTGGGCCGCGGCTGCGCTGTGCCGCGCGGGCGCCCAATCAGCAGCCAGAGGATTGCGCCCAGGACCGGCAGGACGATCTGCACGATGATCCAGGCCGGTTTCGAAATGCCCCGGGTAAGGCGGCCTTCAGTGCGGATCACGTCCACCAGGCCATACACGAAGATGACGAGGACTGCGACGGCCAAAGCCACACGGAACAGCATGCCGTTAAGTCTATCGTCAGGACGGGCGGGGGCCGCCGGGCGGAGGCGGCTAAACTTGAATAGTGGCCTTTTTGAAATATTCCCTTATCCGTTTGGCGATCTTTGTCCCCCTGTTTGCCCTGTTTATGCTCCTGCAGGTAGGGGCGCTGATGGCCGTGATCTGCGCCGCGCTCATTGCCTTTGCCATCAGCTACCTGTTTTTCCAGAAGCAGCGCGATGCTGCCGCGGCGGCCCTGCAGCACCGTTTCTCAGGGAAGGCCAAGCCGTTGCGCTCGGCCGGTGAAGTCCAGGACGCCAACGCCGAGGACGCCCTGCTGGACGCCAACCCGGACATCACCATCAACAACGCCAAGGGCACCAAGAACAGCTAGAACCCGTGGCTGAGGATCAGTCCCAGTGAGAACAGCACGCTGTAGCCGAGGTTGATCAGGCCGGTCTGCTTCAGGACCGGGATGAGGCTCTTGCGCTTGCGGCCGTTGATCATCAGCCAGGCAGGCATCAGGCAGGCGGGGATGAGCAGCAGCACGATCAGGATCCACGGCCGGGCCGGCGCCAGGATCACTACCAGCAGGATGGCGACGGCGAGCATCAGGACGTAGCTTTCCCGCGCATGCTTGTCCCCCAACCGCACCGCCAGCGTTTTCTTGCCGGCCTGCATGTCCGTGGGAATGTCCCGGACGTTGTTGGCCATGAGCAGTGCGGTGGCGATCAGCCCGGTGCCGATGGCGCCGATGACCGCTGACAGGTTGATGTGCCCCGCCTGGGTGTAGGTGGTCCCCAGGGTGGCCACCAGGCCGAAGAAGACGAACACGAAAAGATCGCCCAGGCCCATGTAGCCGTAGGGGTTCTTACCGCCGGTGTAGCCCCATGCGGCCATGACGCAGCCCAGCCCCACCAGGATCAGCCACCAGGCCTGGGTGAGGAACACCAGCACCAGGCCGAACACCATGGCCAGGGCGAAGGTGCCGAACGCCGCCCATTTGACGTGCTCGGGCTTGGCAGCGCCGGACCCCACCAGCCGCAGCGGTCCCACCCTGTCGTCGTCGGTGCCGCGGATGCCGTCCGAGTAGTCGTTCGCGAAGTTCACGCCCACCTGGAGCAGGAGCGCCACCAGCGCCGCGAGGATGGCGTTGGGCAGCAGGAACGAGTCCATCTCGTAGGCGGCGGCAGTGCCGATCAGCACCGGCGCGATCGCTGCCGGCAGCGTCCGGAGTCGGGCGCCTTGGATCCATTGGGCGGCTGTGGCCACGGTTAGTACCTCGTGTTGTTTCGGTAAGACGGCAGGATGGAACAGGCGCACCCGCCGCGGTGGTGCAGGTCCAACTCTACTTTCCCCGGTGCAGGGCGCTGAGTTCGGCGGTCATGGCGAGCCGGTCGGGCTTGCCGTTGGGCAGCATCCGCAGCGCGGGCGCCGTGAGGACTGTCTTGGGCGCCAGGACCCCCAGCTGCCGCTGCCATTGCTCTTGAAGTACGACGGCGGGATCCCCAGGTTCCTGCCCGCCGGCACCTTCTCCCGCGGTCCCTTCGTTGCCGTCCGTGCCCGCCGCGGCAAGGGCCACGTAGGCGGCCACGGCCTGCCCCCACTCCGCGGACGGGACGCCTGCAACAAAAGCCGCGGCGACGGCGTCGGATTTCTCCAACTGTTCCTGCACGTGGCCGGCGGAAACCTTCACGCCGCCGGTGATGATCACATCGTCGGCGCGGCCCAGCACGGTGAGCCGGCCGTCGTCGTCAATGGAGCCCAGGTCGCTGGTACGGTACCAGCGCACCCCGTCCTCCTCGAAGAAGGTTCCGGTTTCCTCGTCCGGTGCCTCGATGTAGCCGGCGGCCACGGTGTCCCCGCCCAGCAGGATCCTGCCGTCGGTGTCCACCCGCACCGAGACGCCTTCCAGCGGATAGCCGTCGTAGATGCAGCCGCCGGAGGTTTCCGCGGAACCGTACGTGGTGACCACCCGGACACCGGCGTCGCGGGCGGCCGCCAGCAGTGCCGGAGACGCAGGGGCGCCGCCCAGCAGGACGGCGTTGAAGCGGCGGAGCACGGCCAGCGTGTCCGGCGACGGATCGTCCAGGAGGCGCTGGAGCTGGGTGGGAACCAGGGAGGTGAAGCGGATCTCGTCCGTCAGTTCCAGTGCCGCGGCGGTGAAAGCCTCCGGCGTGAAGCCGCCGGACAGATCCATTACCCAGGGCCGGGTGCCCGCGAACAGGGAGCGGACCAGCACCTGGATGCCGGCCACGAACTGCACCGGCAGTGCCAGCAGCCACTGGCCTTCGCCCTTGAGCCGCAGCGCCGTGGCCATGGAAGAGGCGGCCAGGGACTCCACGGTCAGCAGGGTGGCCTTGGGGGTGCCGGTGGAGCCCGAGGTGCGGACCACGGCTACGGCGTCATCGCAGCCGGGGGTTTCGACGTGGCCCACGACGAGTTCGCCGTCCGGGCCCACGGAAAGTTCGACGGCGGGGCCCTCGCCGTGGAGGGCGGCCGCGAGGGCCTTCAGGGCGGGCTCGATGTTGAGCGGGCCGCCCTGGGCCGGGGTAAAGGATGCTTCGCTGTTCATTGCCGTCCTGCCTTAGAAGTAGTGCGGGAAGCGTGACCAGTCCGGGTCGCGTTTTTGCAGGAAGGCCTCCTTGCCCTCCACAGCCTCGTCCGTCATGTAGGCCAGTCGGGTGGCTTCGCCGGCGAACACCTGCTGGCCGGCGAGGCCGTCGTCCGCCAGGTTGAAGGCGAACTTAAGCATGCGGATGGCCTGCGGGGACTGCCGGGCGATGTCCGCGGCGTACTCCAGGGCCACCTCTTCCAGCCGCCCATGGTCCACCGCCTCATTGACGGCGCCCATGCGAACCATGTCTTCTGCGGAATATTCGCGGGCCAGGAAGAAAATCTCGCGGGCGGTCTTTTGCCCCACCTGCCGGGCCAGCAGCGCGGAGCCGTAGCCGGCGTCGAAGCTGCCAACGGTGGCGTCCGTCTGCTTGAACTTGCCGTGCTGCCGGGACGCGATGGTGAGGTCCGCGACTACGTGCAGGGAGTGGCCGCCGCCGGCGGCCCAGCCGTTGACGACGGCGATGACCACCTTGGGCATGGTGCGCATCAGGCGCTGGACTTCCAGGATGTGCAGCCGGCCGGCGCGGGCAGGGTCGATGGTTTCCTGCGTCTCGCCGTCGGCGTACCGGTAGCCGTCGCGGCCGCGGATCCGCTGGTCCCCGCCGGAGCAGAAGGAATGGCCGCCGTCCTTGGGGGAGGGGCCGTTTCCGGTGAGCAGGACGGTGGCGACGTCGGGCGTCATCCGGGCGTGGTCCATGGCCCGGTACAGCTCATCCACGGTGCCCGGCCGGAACGCATTGCGGACCTCGGGCCGGTTGAAGGCAATCCGGACGGTTGGCAGGTCACGCACCCAGCCGCCGTCGGAATCCCGCTCCACCTGCCGGTGGTAGGTCATGTCCTGGAAGTCCTCAAAACCGGAGACCACCCGCCAGCGCGTGGGATCGAAGACATCGGACACCGGGGCGGGGATCTGGTTGCTCACCGTCCAAGTCTAGTAATCGGTCTTAGCTGATGCAGAACTCGTTGCCCTCGGGGTCCGCCATGGTGTGCCAGGAATGCGGGCCCTGCCGGGCCGACCAGAGGAACGTCGCGCCCCGCGCCTCGAGCTCGCGCCGCACCTCGTCCTTGTCCCGTCCGTCCAGCCTGACGTCCCAGTGCACCCGGTTCTTGACCGTCTTTCCCTCCGGTGCGGCCTGGAACAGGATGCGCCGTTCCGGGGCCTTGGACTCGATCTCCTCCGGCGGCCTGATGGCGGCGCCGTCCTTCCACACCAGGTTCCCGCGGTGGGTCATGGTCTGGTCTTCGGAGGCGTAGCCCTGCTCGATCATCGAGCGGATGAACGCGGCGTCCTGCGGCTCCACGGTCCATTGAAGCGTTTCTGCCCACCAGTCCGCGAGCTCATGGGGCTTGGCGGAATCGACAACTATCTGGATATTAAGTCCCATGCGTCCACGGTAGAGGCGGGTGTGGCGTTGCGGAAGGTTCGGCGGGGCGCCTACGAAAGTATCTCCGACGTTCAAAAGTATTCTTGACTTTATGTCATGACATACGTCACAGTCGTGTCTGGAAAGGGTTTTCCCTCCTCATCCCGAGAGACAGGACAGAGCATTGTCAGAGAAGACAAGAATCTCAAGCATCACCCGTCGCCAGTTCGGCCTGACTGCCCTGGGGCTCTCGGCCCTGGCCGCTGGCCTTAGTGCCTGCGGCGGGGGAGGAGGGAGCTCCTCTGACGGAGGCGCCAAGACCCTGCAGCTTATCCTGTCCGGGGACACGAACCAGGGCGGCGCCTTCGCTGCCGCGGCGAAGAAGTACAAGGAAGCCACGGGCATCACCATCGAGGTGGTGGACGTTCCCACGGCGGACATCACCACCAAGCTGAAGAACGCCGCCACCGCGAATGATCTTCCTGCGCTGGCCCGCGTTACCGGACTTGATCCGCTGTGGGCCCATCAGCTCCAGGACCTTTCGGATATCGCGAAGAAGCACGGCATTGACGAGAAGTACCTCCAGGAGTCGCCGGACGGCATCACCCCCGCCATTCCCTCGGACCTGACGGCAGTGGGCCTGTTCGTCAACAAGAGCCTCTTCGACAAGGCCGGGGTGAAATACCCCACCGCCATCGAAAACACCTGGACGTGGGATGAATTCATCGCCGCCGTAAACCAGGTCCGCGAAAAGGCCGGCGCCAAGTACGGTGTGGTCATGGACCGCTCCGGCCACCGCCTGCGCGCCATGATGTACGAATTCGGCAGCACCGCCTTCGCCAAGGAGAACGGCAAGTACGCCGGCGACAGCAAGGCGGTTGAAACGCTCGAGTACTTCAAGAAGATCAATGACGACCAGACCATGCCCAAGTCCGTCTGGCTCAGCGGCGAGGACGGCAACGCCATGTTCAAGAGTGGCCAGGTGGCCGCATACTACTCCGGCAGCTGGCAGGTGGCGGACTTCAACAAGAACATCAAGGACTTCCAATGGCTGTCCGTACCGCTGCCGAAGAAGGAAGTGAATGCGACGAACCTCGGCGGCGGCTTCATGATTGCATTCAAGGACACGGGCGCCGACGAAGAAGCGAAGAAGTTCATCGACTGGTTCTATGAGGACGCCAACTACATCGAGTTCGCACAGCTGGGAGGCTACCTTCCGGCGAAGGACCTCAAGGTGGAGTACCAATTCCAGCAACCCTCCTTCGAGCTCTACCAGAAGCAGATTGCCCAGAACGACGCCAAGGGGGACAACGCCATCAAGCGCGTGGTGGCCGAAGCATACGCCGAAACCCCGTTCTCGGGAGACCCGCTGCGCGAGGAGACCGTCAAGATGCTCTCCGGCGGCCAGGATGCCAAGACCACGGTGGACAACATCGTGAAGCTCTACAACGGCGCCTGATCCCGTGGCACAGCCAACCATCAGTACAGCCGCGGCGCCGGAGGCGCCGGCGCCGCAGCCGGTCCGCAGCAAGACAGCGCAAAAGCGCCGGAACCGCTACATCATCGCGCCGCTGGTCCTGATCGGCGTCAACGTGGTCCTCTTCCTGGTCTTCTTCGTCTGGCCGGGCGCGCTGGGCCTGCTGTACTCCTTCACGGACTACCGCGGAATCGGCAAGCTGCACTTCATCGGCCTGGCCAACTTCCAGAAGCTATTCGCCGACGCCGGCTTCTACGCCGCACTGGGCCGGACCTTCACCTACACGGTCCTGTCCGTTCCGCTGGTCTACGTATGTTCCCTGGGAGTCGCCGCGCTGCTGGTCAGCAAAGCAGTCCGCGGCCGCACCGCAGCAAAAATGGTCATCTTCCTGCCCTGGCTGATCTCGCCCATCGTGGTGGGCGTGATCTGGAAATGGTTGTTCGGCCAGGACTTCGGATTCATCAACTTCGTCATCTCCACGGCGGGCGGGAACCCGCTGCCCTGGTCCAGCGACGGTAACCTGGCGCTGGCAGTGGTCATCTTCGCATCGGCCTGGGGCGGGACCGCCTTCAACATGCTCCTGTTCATCGCCGCGCTGAAGAACATTCCGGAATCCCTGCTGGAGGCAGCGGAGCTGGACGGCGCCAATGCGTGGCAACGGTTCCGGCATGTCACCCTGCCGGGCATCGCGCCGACGTCATTCATGGTCATCCTGTTATCGACTATCCATGCCATGAAGGAATTCGCCATGATCCAGGCCCTGACCGGCGGTGGACCCGGCACCCAAAACACCCTGATCGTGCAGTACATCTACAAGACCGGCTTTGAGCAGTCCAAGGTGGGCTACGCAAGTGCGGCATCGATGGTGCTGATGGTGGTCCTGCTGGCCATCGCGCTCATCCAGCTGCGGTTCAACCGGAAGAAGGGCTGACCCATGGCAACAGCTGCCAACATGCCTCCCGCTGTTGCGGAGGAAGCGGCCACGGGCGGGGAAAGGACCCGTGCACCGCGGCGGACGCGGAACGGACGGAACCAGCCGGGCAACCGGGAGCTCCGCGCCAAAGCCTCCATTCCCCTGACCGTGCTGACGTGGCTCATCGCCGCACTTTACGCCCTGCCCTTGCTCTGGTTCCTGCTGAGCTCCTTCAAGCCAGGCAGTGAATTGTTCAGCTACCCGCTGTCCATGATTCCCCGGGAGTGGACGTTCCAGGGCTTTGTGGACGCCTGGGAAAGGGTGGACTTTGCCCGGTACTTTCTGAACACCGCGACCGTGTCCATCGTGACCACCGCGTTGACGGTATTTTTCAGCGCCTGTACCGGTTACGCGCTGGCAAAGTACAACAACAAGGGGACCCGGCTGTTCTTCGTCTGCATCCTTGCCACTACCATGCTGCCCACTGAAGTGATCCTGAACCCGACGTTTTCGGTGATCAGGGACCTGGGCCTGTACAACTCGCTGGCCGGCATCATCGTGCCGTCAGTCCTGACGGCCACCGGCGTCTTCATGTTCCGGCAGTTCTTCCTCACTGTCCCTGACGACCTGCTGCACTCAGCCAGGATCGACGGCGCAGGGGAGTTGGCCATCTTCTTCCGGATCATGCTCCCGCTCTCCAGGCCGATCCTGTTCACCCTGGCCATCTTTTCCTTCCAGTGGCGCTGGAACGACTACATCTGGCCCCTGATCGTGCTGAATGACCCCAAGTGGTACACCCTCCAGGTGGCACTCCGAAGCATCGTGGGGGCGGAAAACATCGACTGGCCCGTCCTCCTGGGGGCATCCGTCATCTCCCTCCTGCCGCTGGTCCTGGTGTTCTTCGTTTTCC
Coding sequences within:
- a CDS encoding IniB N-terminal domain-containing protein gives rise to the protein MPTLANDLVQFLMQLFGNREAVQEFLDDPERALAEHGLGNVCSADVDAAMPVVLDYAPITVNASSFDRLHNTGGNSAWSGPGGSGFTASGPGGTTAAYAGSAAAIHGGVHSPGQGGADYDHDDHAHAVQQLHNVVNHFSYTSNTTMLDHRDTMTDQSVNQNIWAHGDVEQWFDHDAVVAAGDHAVAGGDDASVRDSNNIRDSYNADHSTDNSTNNSIHAGGDIGMGNELTAISGSFNADDSFNTDVGLDVDDSFNDNSNNADYSDHSDHSVSTDTAVDVHDSFNDNSDNSTHNSVEVEDSFNPDNSTTTAVDVHVDDSFQDNSATNIVEDNLVVADSQLDFAEDNPTHPDVDLDNHTAAIDHGVVDDSTAL
- a CDS encoding PLD nuclease N-terminal domain-containing protein, which encodes MLFRVALAVAVLVIFVYGLVDVIRTEGRLTRGISKPAWIIVQIVLPVLGAILWLLIGRPRGTAQPRPSYPHPTAPDDDPDFLRNLEARRRNQAEAERLKKLRDELEAKAKEDGGKGQRGTDEHDADGLK
- a CDS encoding DUF4229 domain-containing protein, which produces MAFLKYSLIRLAIFVPLFALFMLLQVGALMAVICAALIAFAISYLFFQKQRDAAAAALQHRFSGKAKPLRSAGEVQDANAEDALLDANPDITINNAKGTKNS
- a CDS encoding dynamin family protein, which translates into the protein MAETAPARPPGPVTAGQLGKLVEQGLQLVGSGDRADLRRRLEQAMARLQDPSIRVIVVGEFKQGKSKLINALVNAPVCPVDDDIATSVPTVVRYGEPASAAVLVPAPDNPAPDNAPVENPAGNAAGGIERRPVELADLPAVVSEQGNPGNSRKIAAAEVCLPRRLLTGGLSIIDSPGVGGMGSTHTLTTLTALPTADAMLLVSDASQEYTEPELRFLRQAMRITPNVAAVLSKTDLYPDWRRVAELDRAHLEQVAPDIPLLPLSADLRLEAARLQDSELNDESGFPALVAHLRNDVVGKAERIQRRSVSQDLLSVTENLRLSLQSELDALENPGGTPQRLAELEQARTEADHLRKRSARWQLTLSDGINDLIADMEYDLRDRLRGIQREAENAIDQGDPGPVWTQFSQWLEECVAAAVSDTFVWTSERSQWLAAQVAEHFAADEVSLPVLHVSDSGDALDPVEQMPELDPGRVNPIQKVLIGMRGSYGGVLMFGLLTGIFGMALINPLSVGAGLLLGRKAYREDKETRLKRRQGEAKALVRRQLDDVTFQVGKQLKDRLRLVQRTIRDHFTEIADEYHRSLADSVAAAQKAANSYAQEKEGRIRDIRAELKKVDALHRAAEAVAAEATAARTHTPAGVG
- a CDS encoding dynamin family protein; this translates as MTASTTAGAAALIREALEVYADDLHATQELQGYARRLAEPLRIAIAGMVKAGKSTLLNAIIGEEIAPTDTGECTRIVTWYRHGHTPRITLHPTAGEPRALPLKRVEGRLVFVLDGVRAEEVERLDVEWPAPALQRMTLIDTPGIASVSQDVSARSLAFLTPEDSPSEADAVIYLMRHLHASDLRFLEAFGDTTAGRSGTVNAIAVLSRADEVGAGRIDSLLSAGNIAERYSHDPNLRKLALGVVPVAGLLAQSARTLRQPDFEALQLLATLDRTERERMMLSADRFRRSTAPAGLTEEARESLLERYGLFGIRLAVVLIRNGFAEPTPLAHELARRSGLDPLLDVMDRQFQARAEALKARTALVAVENLLASRPRQGTENLAASLERLQANAHEFRELRLLGALRTSGAELAPELAAEAERLVGGLGATAYRRLALAPDAGPEMLAAEARRCLARWRAVAESPLTPRSAGEVCRVVIRSCEGVLAECAGKDRQPQSA